In Solobacterium moorei, a single genomic region encodes these proteins:
- a CDS encoding recombinase family protein: MKKDVKVIKGDTTLKRTASGCVQRSIKRVAAYCRVSTDTEDQINSYNSQVEHYTEFIQKNKEWTLAGIYADEAITGTQVDRRIDFQRLINDCMNGDIDMIITKSISRFARNTLDTLKYVRKLKEFNVAVFFEEENINTLTMDGELLLTILSSVAQQEVENISANVKKGLRMKMERGEMVGFQGCLGYDYDPETKSISINEKEAEIVRYIFRRYIEGVGGMVISRELEEQGYLSPRGNKRWTETTVLGIIKNEKYKGDLMMGKTYTVDPISKRRLDNFGEQDKFYIENHHEPIISEEDFEKAQGIRLRRSKNRNTVANNGGKREKYSRKYAFSSMLECGFCGHNLSRRNWHSSSEYTKVIWQCVNATKNGKKYCPHSKGIEEEAIEKAFMESYRQVCHNNVEITNEFLKTVEEELKDNSLAKDLKKITNQLDKILKKEKDLVELRLNESISMDIYQDKYNEIAISKEKLLAEKRTLEVTLTDEKALKKRLEGFKKLLESNKYLEEFDRAVFESIVDKIIIGGTNDEGEIDPAMITIIYKTGKKDSQDGRLFKSRRKNAKEVNEETDNKLYPHSSDEVNNLYSYPIDNTCGVRGIDVKGEGLKAHKKA, from the coding sequence GTGAAAAAGGATGTTAAAGTTATTAAAGGTGATACCACACTGAAAAGAACTGCATCAGGGTGTGTTCAACGCTCAATAAAGAGAGTGGCAGCTTATTGCAGAGTTAGTACGGATACTGAAGATCAGATTAATAGCTATAATTCTCAGGTAGAACATTACACAGAATTTATACAGAAAAATAAAGAGTGGACTCTTGCCGGAATATATGCTGACGAGGCGATAACAGGAACACAGGTTGATCGAAGAATTGACTTTCAAAGATTAATAAATGACTGTATGAACGGCGATATAGATATGATAATTACAAAGTCTATATCAAGATTTGCAAGAAATACATTAGACACCTTAAAGTATGTAAGAAAGTTGAAAGAGTTTAATGTTGCGGTCTTTTTTGAAGAGGAAAACATAAACACCTTAACAATGGACGGAGAGTTGCTTTTAACAATTTTAAGTTCAGTTGCGCAACAGGAAGTAGAGAACATTTCAGCCAATGTCAAAAAAGGTTTGAGAATGAAGATGGAAAGAGGAGAAATGGTAGGCTTTCAAGGGTGTTTAGGCTATGACTATGATCCGGAAACTAAAAGCATTTCTATCAATGAAAAAGAAGCTGAGATTGTAAGATATATTTTCAGAAGATATATTGAAGGTGTTGGCGGTATGGTAATCTCCAGAGAACTTGAAGAACAAGGATATTTATCGCCAAGAGGAAATAAAAGATGGACGGAAACAACAGTTTTAGGAATCATAAAAAATGAGAAATATAAAGGGGATCTTATGATGGGAAAGACCTATACGGTTGATCCTATTTCAAAGAGAAGATTGGATAATTTCGGAGAACAGGATAAGTTTTATATAGAGAACCATCACGAGCCAATCATTTCGGAAGAAGATTTTGAAAAAGCTCAAGGTATTAGATTAAGAAGGTCAAAAAACAGAAATACCGTTGCTAATAATGGCGGTAAGAGAGAAAAGTATTCAAGAAAATATGCTTTTAGCAGTATGCTTGAATGTGGATTTTGTGGTCATAATCTTTCAAGAAGAAATTGGCATTCGAGTTCAGAGTATACAAAAGTTATATGGCAGTGTGTCAATGCTACTAAAAACGGAAAGAAGTATTGTCCGCATAGTAAAGGGATTGAAGAAGAAGCCATAGAAAAAGCATTCATGGAAAGTTATCGTCAGGTATGCCACAATAATGTTGAAATTACTAATGAATTCCTTAAAACTGTGGAAGAAGAATTGAAAGACAACAGTTTAGCTAAAGACCTGAAGAAGATAACAAATCAACTTGATAAGATACTAAAGAAAGAAAAGGATCTTGTTGAGTTAAGGCTGAATGAGTCAATCAGCATGGATATATATCAGGATAAGTATAATGAAATAGCTATTAGTAAAGAGAAATTACTTGCAGAAAAAAGGACTTTAGAAGTAACACTCACTGATGAAAAAGCGTTGAAGAAAAGGCTCGAGGGGTTTAAAAAATTACTTGAGTCCAATAAATATCTTGAGGAATTTGATAGGGCAGTATTTGAAAGTATAGTAGATAAAATCATCATTGGGGGAACTAACGATGAAGGTGAAATTGATCCTGCAATGATTACTATCATATATAAGACTGGAAAAAAAGATTCTCAGGACGGAAGATTATTCAAGAGCAGAAGAAAAAATGCCAAGGAAGTTAATGAGGAAACTGACAACAAATTGTATCCTCATTCAAGCGACGAGGTTAATAATTTGTATTCCTATCCTATTGACAACACATGTGGAGTGCGTGGTATTGATGTCAAGGGTGAAGGACTAAAAGCACATAAAAAGGCTTGA
- a CDS encoding WD40/YVTN/BNR-like repeat-containing protein, which translates to MKKKLKPLVDHIILVLYSICMYILWKLCKLGGTHYWLRMMLPFVILLIILLLVRLILKHRGYRASYFKFRFVLFVAISLVFGGMIVHTAIPYNGALSWKIDDFLNHKKINFTHNNIYKNGINGVIDDVGEKISLPEKLYVSDDFCIEFTEDGTITNVETMLYGENDKGQLKGFLLSYDYKKENRINVWLNEGEGLSINPDKLLNPFFAILKQSSYKEQVHSWNLVKQDQTYAFLYSGKQTVNSEDGLFILDGDADGDGKYNSGLSTSKLASGGEFNGYKASLYIKNHKDIPSVSYLMEPQYISSKMLENRHNSKMLKDAKSSKSWITDENNGTVYTFTLDNKKVGYRLKVVDAAAGSRFYALEKTIDGGNNWKMINENPFMDNAGVAEGIIFFSNDFGFIGIQGASGEYSQIYNTKDGGLTFSEVNLPMDKVTDIPKEGKEIGLKLDDYKYLSMPESKGNKLYITVTVGEYESNGIQFYSEDDGENWNILTK; encoded by the coding sequence GTGAAGAAGAAACTAAAACCGTTAGTTGATCATATAATCTTAGTTTTATATTCAATTTGTATGTATATTTTATGGAAACTTTGTAAGTTAGGAGGAACACATTATTGGCTTAGAATGATGTTGCCTTTTGTGATTTTACTGATTATCTTACTGTTAGTCAGATTAATATTAAAACATAGAGGGTATCGAGCAAGTTATTTTAAATTCCGTTTTGTTTTATTTGTTGCGATAAGTCTAGTGTTTGGAGGAATGATAGTACATACAGCAATCCCTTATAATGGAGCTTTATCTTGGAAAATTGATGATTTTTTAAATCATAAAAAGATAAATTTCACTCATAATAATATTTATAAAAATGGTATTAATGGAGTGATAGACGATGTAGGAGAAAAAATTTCTTTGCCAGAAAAACTTTATGTATCCGATGATTTCTGTATTGAATTCACAGAAGACGGAACAATTACAAATGTAGAAACAATGCTATATGGAGAAAACGACAAGGGACAGTTGAAAGGCTTTTTGCTTTCTTATGATTATAAAAAAGAGAATAGAATCAATGTATGGCTTAATGAAGGTGAAGGTCTTAGTATTAATCCGGATAAGTTGTTAAATCCTTTTTTTGCAATTCTTAAGCAATCCTCTTATAAAGAACAAGTTCATAGTTGGAATTTGGTAAAACAGGATCAAACATACGCCTTTTTATATTCAGGAAAGCAAACGGTTAATTCAGAAGATGGACTCTTTATACTAGATGGAGATGCAGATGGTGATGGAAAATATAATTCAGGATTATCGACTTCTAAATTAGCAAGCGGAGGAGAATTTAATGGGTATAAGGCGTCTCTTTATATAAAAAATCACAAAGACATACCTTCTGTTAGTTATCTTATGGAGCCGCAATATATATCATCGAAAATGCTTGAAAATAGGCATAACAGCAAAATGCTTAAAGATGCAAAGAGTTCAAAAAGCTGGATTACAGATGAAAATAATGGTACGGTATACACCTTTACTCTTGATAATAAAAAAGTAGGATATAGGCTTAAAGTTGTGGATGCTGCGGCTGGTTCAAGGTTCTATGCATTAGAAAAAACAATAGATGGTGGGAATAATTGGAAAATGATTAATGAGAATCCTTTTATGGATAACGCAGGTGTAGCAGAAGGAATAATATTCTTTTCAAATGATTTTGGTTTTATTGGAATTCAGGGGGCATCTGGAGAATACTCTCAAATATATAACACAAAAGATGGAGGACTTACTTTTAGCGAGGTTAATTTACCTATGGATAAGGTGACCGATATACCAAAAGAGGGAAAAGAAATTGGACTAAAATTGGATGATTATAAGTATCTTTCTATGCCTGAAAGTAAGGGGAATAAATTATATATTACTGTTACAGTAGGAGAATATGAATCCAATGGGATTCAATTTTATTCTGAAGATGATGGAGAAAATTGGAATATTTTAACGAAATAA
- a CDS encoding transposon-encoded TnpW family protein, translated as MEEEKRGTKAPPNKRLIMDIGKTKYTVNLHFKQGTGETYKDKILKLIKRETEKI; from the coding sequence ATGGAAGAAGAAAAAAGAGGAACAAAAGCACCGCCTAATAAACGGTTAATTATGGATATTGGAAAGACAAAATACACTGTAAACTTGCATTTTAAGCAAGGAACAGGCGAAACATACAAAGATAAAATACTAAAGTTAATTAAGAGAGAAACAGAAAAGATATAA
- a CDS encoding AAA family ATPase, which produces MNRFYIDKLTVSGGGHKTTVIDFKPGLNFILGPSNTGKSLVMDCLDYAFGFTPRKNHPSKIVDNNYGYERIALHLVTANGTVILERTIGDTKITVSGTDPTVDHGTYSVGHKAKKNINAVYLHLLGIDGVHSVRSAEQGSKTQDLTWRSMLHLFFIRQADVARESSALLAPGSVGHTASAAVLLYLLTGQDANNLIADEDPKISEAKKKALIGYIQEKVDELTRKRETLEETLSSSNITNPRSSVEQIKKEIAKLQVQVDTAARESQQLMTQIYEWNGKLSESRTVGHNFAVLRQQYQSDIRRIGFIVDGASTVSAIRKKVKCPICGEETERVQNTSFINASAAELEKIKRNLSELSDAQQSLEHQQEAIITTIRTLEEKKNDIDAMISEQLQPRLSGFEEECSRFLCGRLLADPIIRGRAQGTKRYD; this is translated from the coding sequence ATGAATAGGTTCTATATTGATAAACTCACCGTGTCCGGCGGTGGACACAAAACAACAGTAATTGACTTTAAACCGGGTTTGAATTTTATTCTTGGACCATCTAATACCGGAAAGAGCCTTGTGATGGACTGTTTGGATTATGCATTTGGCTTTACTCCCAGAAAGAATCATCCTTCAAAAATCGTAGATAACAACTATGGTTATGAACGTATTGCACTCCATTTGGTAACAGCAAACGGAACAGTCATTCTCGAACGTACAATAGGGGATACAAAAATTACTGTCAGCGGTACCGATCCAACAGTTGATCATGGTACTTATAGCGTAGGTCATAAAGCAAAAAAGAATATCAACGCCGTGTATCTTCATCTACTTGGAATTGATGGGGTTCATTCTGTTCGTTCAGCTGAACAGGGATCAAAGACACAGGACTTGACATGGCGAAGTATGCTTCACCTCTTTTTTATCCGGCAAGCAGATGTTGCAAGGGAAAGTTCCGCATTGCTGGCACCCGGGAGTGTTGGACATACGGCATCCGCTGCTGTCTTGTTATATCTTCTAACAGGACAGGATGCAAACAATCTCATCGCAGATGAAGATCCAAAAATAAGCGAAGCAAAGAAGAAAGCCCTCATTGGCTATATTCAGGAAAAGGTCGATGAGTTGACAAGAAAGCGTGAAACGTTGGAGGAAACACTCTCTTCATCCAATATTACAAACCCTCGTTCAAGTGTTGAGCAGATAAAAAAAGAAATCGCAAAATTACAAGTACAAGTGGATACTGCTGCCCGAGAAAGTCAGCAATTAATGACACAGATTTATGAGTGGAACGGTAAACTTTCTGAATCCAGGACAGTCGGACATAATTTTGCCGTTCTTAGGCAGCAATACCAATCTGACATAAGACGTATTGGTTTTATTGTTGACGGCGCATCAACTGTTTCAGCAATTCGCAAAAAAGTCAAATGCCCTATCTGTGGAGAAGAAACCGAACGCGTACAGAACACCTCATTTATTAACGCATCTGCAGCGGAACTTGAAAAAATCAAACGTAATCTGTCAGAACTGAGTGATGCACAGCAAAGCTTAGAACATCAGCAAGAAGCCATTATTACTACAATTCGCACACTGGAAGAAAAGAAAAATGATATTGATGCTATGATTTCCGAGCAACTACAGCCCAGGTTATCTGGATTTGAAGAGGAATGCTCCCGGTTTTTATGCGGTAGACTCCTCGCTGACCCAATTATCCGAGGCAGAGCACAAGGAACAAAGCGATACGATTAA
- a CDS encoding DNA cytosine methyltransferase, whose translation MTNNLTAVSLFTGAGGMDIGFETAGVKVVFANELMAEAAATYNANHAEGVMVNGDINNVMDTLDQYQGVDLVFGGPPCQGFSVAGKMNPD comes from the coding sequence ATGACAAATAATTTGACTGCGGTTTCACTGTTTACCGGAGCCGGTGGAATGGATATAGGATTTGAGACTGCAGGTGTAAAGGTTGTATTTGCCAACGAACTGATGGCTGAAGCGGCTGCAACCTACAACGCTAATCATGCAGAAGGTGTCATGGTCAACGGTGATATTAATAATGTAATGGATACTCTGGATCAATATCAAGGTGTTGATCTTGTGTTCGGAGGTCCTCCATGTCAAGGGTTTTCTGTTGCTGGAAAGATGAATCCGGATTAA
- a CDS encoding helix-turn-helix domain-containing protein, which produces MRISYNKLWKMLIDKNMNKRDLAERSGVSSASIAKLSKGANITTDVLLKICVAMDCTLEDIMETVKD; this is translated from the coding sequence ATGCGTATTAGCTACAATAAATTATGGAAAATGCTGATAGATAAAAACATGAACAAGCGTGATCTCGCCGAAAGAAGCGGTGTCAGTTCGGCCTCCATTGCCAAACTGAGCAAAGGAGCAAATATCACCACAGATGTGCTTCTAAAAATCTGTGTAGCTATGGACTGCACACTGGAGGACATCATGGAAACGGTAAAAGACTAA